One window from the genome of Pieris rapae chromosome 8, ilPieRapa1.1, whole genome shotgun sequence encodes:
- the LOC110999563 gene encoding GTP-binding protein 10 homolog — translation MVLLNRILYSVKEIKRPRKYLRSKFIDTVRLHVKGGTGGTGLPKYGGLGGQGGCVYCVGKEDAKLGKIISQHRAKTVVAGHGEDSRKVRIVGAPGSDVKLEVPLGVTIFREDGKVLGSIDKDGETVIVARGGPGGNPENSFLGHFGQVHHIRLDLKLIADIGLVGFPNAGKSSLLKAISRAKPRIANYPFTTIKPNMGIIQFEDKRQISIADLPGLIEGAHVNIGLGHKFLKHVERTKLLLFIADVQGFQLSPRHVKRSCLETILLLNKELELYNPELLDKPAILAVNKLDLKGTGTIFNEVKESFKDIEKFINNSNMPTEIIPERIIKFENIIGISALERNGINDLKTLLRNRLDDYAEETNADIIDASELLRRNRNTILERGPQIT, via the coding sequence ATGGTTCTtcttaatagaatattatactctgtaaaagaaattaaacgcCCTCGGAAGTATTTACGCAGCAAGTTTATAGATACTGTTAGGCTTCATGTGAAGGGTGGAACTGGGGGGACTGGATTACCGAAGTATGGTGGACTGGGGGGTCAAGGCGGTTGTGTTTATTGTGTCGGCAAGGAAGACGCTAAATTAGGCAAAATTATAAGTCAACATCGAGCAAAAACTGTAGTTGCTGGACATGGTGAAGATAGCCGAAAAGTAAGAATTGTAGGTGCTCCCGGTTcagatgtaaaattagaagttcCATTAGGAGTAACAATCTTCAGAGAAGACGGAAAAGTTTTGGGTTCCATTGACAAAGATGGAGAAACTGTTATTGTAGCTCGAGGTGGACCTGGAGGTAATCCGGAAAATAGCTTTCTAGGCCACTTTGGGCAAGTACACCATATTCGCTTGGACCTTAAATTAATTGCAGATATTGGATTAGTAGGGTTTCCAAATGCTGGGAAAAGCTCACTTTTAAAAGCAATTTCAAGAGCAAAGCCTAGGATAGCTAATTATCCCTTTACAACTATTAAACCTAACATGGGAATTATTCAATTTGAAGATAAGAGACAAATATCTATTGCTGACCTTCCTGGGCTTATTGAAGGAGCACATGTTAATATCGGTCTTGGCCATAAATTCCTAAAACACGTAGAAAGAACAAAACTCCTTTTGTTCATTGCTGATGTTCAAGGCTTTCAGCTAAGCCCTCGTCATGTTAAAAGATCCTGCTTAGAAACTATTTTGTTGTTAAACAAGGAATTAGAACTATATAATCCAGAATTGCTAGATAAGCCTGCAATTTTAGctgttaataaattagatttaaaaggAACAGGCACAATTTTCAATGAAGTAAAAGAATCTTTTAAAGACAttgaaaagtttataaataattcaaacatGCCCACAGAAATAATACCcgaaagaataataaaatttgaaaatattataggaATATCTGCTTTAGAAAGAAAtggaattaatgatttaaaaacctTGCTAAGAAACAGGTTGGATGATTATGCAGAAGAGACAAATGCAGATATCATTGATGCCAGTGAGCTGTTAAGAAGAAATAGGAATACCATATTAGAGAGAGGCCCACAAATTACTTAG